The genome window TGGCAACTCTCCACCCCGTGATACTTGTCTGGTGAAAGGCCCTCTAATCTCCAGGTTCAACTGTCTCCATGGCAACTCTCCACCCCGTGATACTTGTCTGGAGAAAGGCCCTCTAATCTCCAGGTTCAGCTGTCTCCATGGCAACTCTCCACCCCGTGATACTTGTCTGGAGAAAGGCCCTCTAATCTCCAGGTTCAGCTGTCTCCATGGCAACTCTCCACCCCGTGATACTTGTCTGGAGAAAGGCCCTCTGATCTCCAGGTTCAGCTGTCTCCATGGCAACTCTCCACCCCGTGATACTTGTCTGGAGAAAGGTCCTCTAATCTCCAGGTTCAGCTGTCTCCATAGCAACTCTCCACCCCGTGTTACTTGTCTGGAGAAAGGCCCTCTAATCTCCAGGTTCAGCTGTCTCCATGGCAACTCTCCACCCCGTGATACTTGTCTGGAGAAAGGCCCTCTAATCTCCAGGTTCAGCTGTCTCCATGGCAACTCTCCACCCCGTGATACTTGTCTGGAGAAAGGCCCTCTGATCTCCAGGTTCAGCTGTCTCCATGGCAACTCTCCACCCCGTGATACTTGTCTGGAGAAAGGCCCTCTGATCTCCAGGTTCAGCTGTCTCCATGGCAACAATAAAACACAACAGCAGCCAAACAGCAACATCCGCCAATGTAAACCAACACTTCTACACTAGTGAGAATGTCTCATTTTATGTGCAAACAAGTGTGTTTTACTGACCGTCAGTGTTATAAGACACGAGGGAGTCACACATATTCATTATGACAGAAGTACTATTACAGATTAATAATGACAACTTTCTAAACATAGTaagatattttatttttttattttttggcaCAACACAAAAGTGCTTCATGATAATACTTACTACCCATGATCCCAAAGTCACGGTTCAATATTCGGTCTGATCAATTCTAATAAGATTCTAAAGAGTATGTACTCCGGAATAGATCATTACATTTTTGCGAAAATGTATCTTTTGGGATTTTAATCTGATGTGGATTAACGCATTGTTTATGCAATTTTCAGAATGCATCTTGTGACGAATGTCCTCATGTGAACTCGTATGAAACCTTAAAACCTATTTCAGGAAGTCCTACAGTAAGGCAAGAGGTGGTCAAAACCGCCGCCTGAAGAGATACTGCGtggcaggcttttgctccagccctgcagtaacagttagcctggtcccagatcagtttgtgctgatCAGTAGAATAGAGTGTGTTagagctagcctggtcccagatcagtttgtgctgatCAGTAGAATAGAGTGTGTTagagctagcctggtcccagatctgtttgtgctgtcttgctaaTTTAGATTTGCGAAAGGCTATGTTAAAATTAGGGCTGGAGCAAAATCCTGCAGAACGGCTACCTCTCCAAAACGAACGACGGTCTCTATAAGGTCTATTATGAAATGTATATTATTAAATATAGAATTATCTAGAAAACCACAGAATGTTCTTATAAATATTGCTGGTTTTCTCTCATTGTACATAAAAAAAACACAGGTTAATCACCCTTCTTGTATTCAATAACTTATCCCTAGAATTGCATTTTATTGTTATCATTGCAGACAAAACCCCAGCTGTTAACTTCACATTTTTTGGTCAGATACACACGTCATTGTTATAACAGTTGAATGCACAAtgcatttttttctctccattttatatcaaaatgaatgaaaataaagAATCTTTGGTGGTTATTAAAGCAAaaatagaatttaaaaaaaagtctatataaaaaGGCATTAAAATATAATATGTAACTTACAAAGTAACAAGTCAACAGATACAGCATGGCCAAAAGAACTGAGAAATTCCAGCTTTGACTTTCATTAAGAActgtgtataaaaaaaaaaagacaaatatGACCAAAAACATCATAAATTATGTTATAATCAAGAACGAGCCATTTTCTGAGCCATCCCGATCACTCACTCATACAATGAAAAGCTTAACCACTGAGGTATTTCATCTTCAAATGACTCTGTCAAGCATTATGCACAATGGGAGTGAGACGTAAAAGTGCATAGGACATTATGCATATCATCtctgtgtatctatgtggaaaaaCAGGATGTCCGTTTGGTGGTTTTCCATTTGGCAAAACACATCACCATCAAGAGTTCaatttcccaattttttttttttacctcatcaTCATAATGTTTCAGAAGAAAATATCTGTAGTTCCTTGTTGCAGTCAGTCACAGCAGCAATGATATCGCTCTCCTGGCATCCTCACTTCACGTCACCCGTCGAGAGTCCAACAATCAATGAGCAGTTTGAGATTCTTCACTTTGTAAACGTTGTTGAGAGGGAGATAGTCTGCGCCTCAAACTGCACCCTGATCcctaaaaaaaaaagtgtgttactttttgaccagagccctgtatggaccctggtcaaaagtagtgcactatgcaggaaATAGAGTGGCGTTTAAGACCCAACCGAGGAGTttcaggggaggaggaggatgaggaggaaaggagggagatgtCATACATCCAGCACCATATCATACTGCTGTTCTTTCTTCCTCTTGCCACATTTAGTGATCAGCACCATGTACAACGTCAACAGCATGACCCAGTAGCTGGCGTACACTATCGCACCCACCATTAACACTATCTTTTCAGAGTCTGGAAAAGGAACATCTTTTCTGGTTTCCTGGACGACCGTATAGATAATGCCAAGGAAGAGGATGGTGAACCAGACCGATATGGGAACGAGCCCTACGAAGTTAGTCACGATCGTCTTCCTCCCTGACGTGCCCCAGCCGGCCTTGTTTATGGTGGCGATAGCGAACATCTTGGCCGGTAGCAGACTGGACATGTACAAAACTGAGTAGAAGGACATGAAGACCATGACAATGTTGCCCCTCATGCAGGAGGCAAAGGAGGACTTGATGAGGGCGACCGCTTGGACGATCAACAGGAAGAGAAGGATATTCCAGATCCTCCCCTGGTAGAACAGCTGTATCGCCGTGGCGATGAGGAAGAAGGGGAAGAACCCGGTGATGACAGCCTCGTAGGTCATCCAGAGGTGGTGTTTGTGGAACCACATGGCGTTGTAGAGCCACTCTCTGAAGTAGGACTTACTCCAGCGGGTCTGCTGGTTCAGCCAGCGCAGGTAGGTGATGGGGGTCTCGGTCAGGCACTTGGACCGGGCCGTGTACTTGGTGGCGTAGCCCAGGCTCAGCACGCGGTTGGTGAGGTGGCGGTCGTCGCCGAAGCTACAGTGGCTGCCCATGAAGGTCTGGTTGTACCAATCCTCTATGAACTCGTGGAGCAGGTTGTTCCTGTACATTCCCAGTGGTCCGCTGATGCACTGGACGCAGCCGAAGTAGGACTGACACGCTCGCTCGATGTTGAAGGCCATCCAGTAACGGACGCTGCTAAGAAACGAGATCCAGGACTCGTATTTGTTCAGGATCTGTGGAGAAAGAAAGACACATagggtcagggtatttaagttgGTTAACAACGGCTGTAAACACATTCTATACTATTAGCATAAAAACCAAATGGCACAATCGTGGGCAATTGGGTTAAGGACCCCTAATTAGCAAAAGGAAATGCTATCAACTCTCCCAGAGCTCTTACAAATGTTCcacctatcaaatcaaatcaaatgtatttatatagcccttcttacatcagctgatatctcaaagtgctgtacagaatcccagcctaaaaccccaaacagcaagaaatgcagatgtagaagcacggaagCACCTATCAACCTGCAATTGTGTAGAATTCTCACCAGAGAGTAATCAATGTAAGCCTAAGGTATAGGCTAACTCAATTTTGTCAAGGAATGTCCTGTTGTGTAGATGCATTTTTATAGTTTGTATTATTTGATATTCAGGGAACCTTAAATTCATTACGGGCAGATTTGGTCCTCAACAACTGTGTAGGCTTAACCACTACTCTTTTTCTTGTCCAGAAATACTTTACAGGATCATAAAAGAAAGCACTAAAGCTTTATTTTATGCAATGAAGCGTACTTGTTGAAAAAGCTATCAAAATACTTTTAAGAGGTTTATGTTTATTTCTTTGTAACTTCTAAATGCGGGTCGTAAAGGCATTAACATCACCACATCAGTTAATAAACCACAGTGTGAGAAGATTCTCTCAGCTTAACCGGAGCAACTCTGAAGATTCTCTCAGTTTAACCGGAGCAACTCTGAAGATTCTCTCAGTTTAACCGGAGCAACTCTGAAGATTCTCTCAGCTTAACCGGAGCAACTCTGAAGATTCTCTCAGTTTAACCGGAGCAACTCTGAAGATTCTCTCAGTTTAACCGGAGCAACTCTGAAGATTCTCTCAGCTTAACCGGAGCAACTCTGAAGATTCTCTCAGCTTAACCGGAGCAACTCTGAAGATTCTCTCAGCTTAAACGGAGCAACTCTGAAGATTCTCTCAGTTTAAACGGAGCAACTCTGAAGATTCTCTCAGTTTAACCGGAGCAACTCTGAAGATTCTCTCAGCTTAACCAGAGCAACTCTGAAGATTCTCTCAGCCTACATGTGTTTGATCCCATTTCATTTagtccattccagacattattatgagccgtcctcccctcagcagcctccactgggttAGATGACCCACCTGCACACCCAGTACATCTCTGAAAGCAGTTGGACAACCCTAGCTTTGTATCCATGCCGTATGTACTGTAGGTGCtgaaccacaggaggttggtggaaccttaattggggaggacagtgctcgtggtaatgactggtgtggaatgagtggaatggtatcaaatacatcaaacacatggtctgataccattccatttcctccattccagacattattatgagccgtcctcccctcagcagactCCCCAGTGCTGAACCCAACACTAGTCTTCTATCAACAGAAGACTGTAGCTGGTTTCAGCACCTACAGTACGGTACCAGGCTAGGAGAACACCGTCTCAGACAAACAGACTAGTCAATAACAATGGAGACTGGAGCTGGTTTCAGCACCTACAGTACGGTACCAGGCTAGGAGAACACAGTCTCAGACAAACAGACTAGGCAATAACAATGGAGACTGGAGCTGGTTTCAGAACCTACAGTACGGTACCAGGCTAGGAGAACACAGTCTCAGACAAACAGACTAGTCAATAACAATGGAGACTGTAGCTGGTTTCAGCACCTACAGTACGGTACCAGGCTAGGAGAACACAGTCTCAGACAAACAGACTAGTCAATAACAATGGAGACCGGAGCTGGTTTCAGCACCTACAGTACGGTACCAGGCTAGGATAACACAGTCTCAGACAAACAGACTAGTCAATAACAATGGAGACTGGAGCCTTTTTCAGCACCTACAGTACGGTACCAGGCTAGGAGAACACAGTCTCAGACAAACAGACTAGTCAATAACAATGGAGACTGGAGCCTTTTTCAGCACCTACAGTACGGTACCAGGCTAGGAGAACACAGTCCCAGACAAACAGACTAGTCAATAACAATGGAGACTGTAGCTGGTTTCTGCACCTACAGTACGATACCAGGCTAGGAGAACACAGTCTCAGACAAACAGACTAGTCAATAACAATGGAGACTGGAGCTGGTTTCAGCACCTACAGTACGATACCAGGCTAGGAGAACAGCGTCTCAGACAAACAGACTAGTCAATAACAATGGAGACTGGAGCTGGTTTCAGCACCTACAGTACGGTACCAGGCTAGGAGAACACAGTCTCAGACAAACAGACTAGTCAATAACAATGGAGACTGTAGCTGGTTTCTGCACCTACAGTACGATACCAGGCTAGGAGAACACAGTCTCAGACAAACAGACTAGTCAATAACATTGGAGACCGGAGCTGGTTTCAGCACCTACAGTACGGTACCAGGCTAGGATAACACAGTCTCAGACAAACAGACTAGTCAATAACAATGGAGACTGGAGCTGGTTTCTGCACCTACAGTATGGTACCAGGCTAGGAGAACACAGTCTCAGACAAACAGACTAGTCAATAACAATGGAGACTGTAGCTGGTTTCAGCACCTACAGTACGATACCAGGCTAGGAGAACACAGTCTCAGACAAACAGACTAGTCAATAACAATGGAGACCGGAGCTGGTTTCAGCACCTACAGTACGGTACCAGGCTAGGAGAACACAGTCTCAGACAAACAGACTAGTCAATAACAATGGAGACATTACCTGGACGTCTCCTCCCACTCCTCCCACCATGGGGTCGTCCTCCAGAACCttcaccatctccacagaggacgcAGGATCCAGCATAGTGTCAGAGTCACACACCTGAAACACAAGGGGGGACAAACAATCCTGTTGAATCCACAAAACACTTCACCCAAAACacttctcacgctctctctctctcacaacacAAAGTTAGAAAGTTAAACTAGGCCAGAAGATCTCgttacacagacaaagagtcCTTCGTCAAGTTTTTGGGCGGGATATGTTTGTTTTATATTGGCCAATTTGACCAATCAGCAGCGCATTAATTACACTGATTACTGAAGTACCGTGTTGGTACATTAATTACACTGATTACTGACGTACCGTGTTGGTACATTAATTACACTGATTACTGATGTACAGTGTTGGTACATTAATTACACTGATTACTGATGTACAGTGTTGGTACATTAATTACACTGATTACTGACGTACAGTGTTGGTACATTAATTACACTGATTACTGATGTACAGTGTTGGTACATTAATTACACTGATTACTGATGTACAGTGTTGGTACATTAATTACACTGATTACTGATGTACAGTGTTGGTACATTAATTACACTGATTACTGATGTACAGTGTTGGTACATTAATTACACTGATTACTGACGTTCAGTGTTGGTACATTAATTACACTGATTACTGACGTACAGTGTTGGTACATTAATTACACTGATTACTGACGTACAGTGTTGGTACATTAATTACACTGATTACTGACGTACAGTGTTGGTACATTAATTACACTGATTACTGACGTACAGTGTTGGTACATTAATTACACTGATTACTGACGTACAGTGTTGGTACATTAATTACACTGATTACTGACGTACAGTGTTGGTACATTAATTACACTGATTACTGATGTACAGTGTTGCTACATTAATTACACTGATTACTGATGTACAGTGTTGGTACATTAATTACACTGATTACTGATGTACAGTGTTGGTACATTAATTACACTGATTACTGATGTACAGTGTTGGTACATTAATTACACTGATTACTGACGTTCAGTGTTGGTACATTAATTACACTGATTACTGACGTACAGTGTTGGTACATTAATTACACTGATTACTGACGTACAGTGTTGGTACATTAATTACACTGATTACTGATGTACAGTGTTGGTACATTAATTACACTGATTACTGACGTACCGTGTTGGTACATTAATTACAATGATTACTGATGTACCGTGTTGGTACATTAATTACACTGATTACTGACGTACAGTGTTGGTATATTAATTACACTGATTACTGATGTACAGTGTTGGTACATTAATTACACTGATTACTGATGTTCTGTGTTGCTTTGTGTTTCTTTGAAACTCTTTTGGATGTCAAGTTGAAGATTTGTTTGCAACGTGGATGTTTCCCCGGAAAGATTGTTCCAAAACAAGTTAGTGTCAAGTGGGAAGGTCCGTCAGTTGGTCAACAAACAACCGGGTGAGTAAAGTCCTATTTGCAGCGATCTCTTCACAGAGTAGAAAGGTTTCTCCAGTCACTCCTGAAATTGGGAATGATTTCATTGGGTCAGTGAAGTCATTGGGGCCGGTGTAAGGAGGGCTGGGGTTTGgctggaaggaaggaaggctGGAAGGAAGGTTGCTGTGCTGTTTGGGACGGCTTCCTAGACTGGAAGTGATACAGTAAGGTTGTGTTCTGACTGGGAGAGGGTTGTGATTGGTTGTGTTCTGACTGGGAGAGGGTTGTGATTGGTTGTGTTCTGACTGGGAGAGGGTTGTGATTGGTTATGTTCTGACTGAGAGAGGGTTGTGATTGGTTGTGTTCTGACTGAGAGAGGGTTGTGATTGGTTGTGTTCTGACTGAGAGAGGGTTGTGATTGGTTGTGTTCTGACTGAGAGAGGGTTGTGATTGGTTGTGTTCTGACTGAGAGGGCTGGGTTGTGATTGGTTGTGTTCTGACTGAGAGGGTTGTGCTGTGATTGGTTGTGTTCTGATTGGGAGAGGGttgtgttctgattggttgtgttCTGATTGAGAGAGGGTTGTGTTGTGATTGGTTGTGTTCTGACTGGGAGAGGGTTGTGTTGTGATTGGTTGTGTTCTGACAGAGAGGGttgtgttctgattggttgtgttCTGATTGAGAGAGGGTTGTGTTGTGATTGGTTGTGTTCTGACTGAGAGAGGGTTGTGTTGTGATTGGTTGTGTTCTGACTGAGAGAGGGTTGTGTTGTGATTGGTTGTGTTCTGACTGAGAAAGGGttgtgttctgattggttgtgttCTGACTGAAATAGGGTTGTGTTGTGATTGGTTGTGTTCTGACAGAGAGGGTTGTGTTGTGATTGGTTGTGTTCTGTCTGAGAGAGGGTTGTGTTGTGATTGGTTGTGTTCTGACAGAGAGGGTTGTGTTGTGATTGGTTGTGTTCTGACTGAGAGGGTTGTGTTGTGATTGGTTGTGTTCTGACTGGGAGAGGgtgtgttctgattggttgtgttCTGACTGGGAGGGTT of Salvelinus alpinus chromosome 4, SLU_Salpinus.1, whole genome shotgun sequence contains these proteins:
- the has2 gene encoding hyaluronan synthase 2, which gives rise to MKCDKALTYLRIFGTTMFGVSLLVGISTAYIMGYQFFTTARNHLSFGLYGAILVIHLIIQSLFAVLEHRNMRRSLETPIKLTKSLALCIAAYQEDPAYLRKCLVSVKRLTYPGIKVIMVIDGNNEEDNYMMEIFREIMGWDKATTYVWKNNYHHRGPEETDQMYAESLQAISRLVLNNKCVCIMQKWGGKREVMYTAFKALGRSVDYVQVCDSDTMLDPASSVEMVKVLEDDPMVGGVGGDVQILNKYESWISFLSSVRYWMAFNIERACQSYFGCVQCISGPLGMYRNNLLHEFIEDWYNQTFMGSHCSFGDDRHLTNRVLSLGYATKYTARSKCLTETPITYLRWLNQQTRWSKSYFREWLYNAMWFHKHHLWMTYEAVITGFFPFFLIATAIQLFYQGRIWNILLFLLIVQAVALIKSSFASCMRGNIVMVFMSFYSVLYMSSLLPAKMFAIATINKAGWGTSGRKTIVTNFVGLVPISVWFTILFLGIIYTVVQETRKDVPFPDSEKIVLMVGAIVYASYWVMLLTLYMVLITKCGKRKKEQQYDMVLDV